Genomic DNA from Bremerella alba:
TGATAACGAGCGTTCGCGTTAGATCGACTCTGGCGACAAGATAGACTCCGCAATGCGTAGATTGTCGGCCATATGCTTCAGGTTGAGCCCTCCTACGACTAGGCTCGTCACGCCTGGCTGGTTCAGCACTGGCGGTATGGCCTGGTCCGCAGGAAGATGCCCCGAGGCGAGCCCTTTTTTCACCAGGACACCCACCTCACGACGTGCGGCCTCCTCGATGACGCCGACATGAGACCTGTCTTCCGCATTGAACTCGACCATCAAGAGATCTGCCCAGTCCAATGCCATCACTGCGGCTTCCGGTGTCTTGCCCGAAAGCCCAATCGCTCGGATATCACCGGCATCTTTCAATGCTTGAAGCGTCTCAACCACAGACGTTTCTTTAAGTACTTCCATATCTTCGGCGGGCGTATGAATCAGCACGATGTCGACCACATCGCGACGCAAGAGCCGTAAGCTATTTGCTACGCTTGTTCGGATCGAATCCTCATCGAAAGCATATCGCGAGTTGCCATTCTCGAATAACTCGCCCACTTTGGTCGAAACGACAACTGGCACGTCGCGTCGTCCTAGCCAATTGCCAAGCCGCTGCTGACTTATTCCGTAAGATGGAGCCGTATCGAAGTGATCGATCCCCAGGTCGATTAGCCCGTCTAACAGGCAAGCGACTTCCTCATCGCTGGGTAGATCATACGGACGAGGGTACTTGATCTTCGCGTTGCGGCCGATCTTAAAGGCACCAAATCCGATTGGCCCAAGCCGTAAGCCTGTTTTTCCTAAAGGTCTTTTCAGCATATCGATGCTAGGCCGCTGCCGTCTGAGAGAGGGACAGAGAGGTCCATAATTGCTCGTGATCCCAGGGTGCTTTCGCCACCGCCGGGCGAGGCCAAGATGCTAGTTTCTCTAGTTCTCCGCTACTGCGAGCAGGCGAGGCAAGAACGGCAGCGGAGAGGCCTTGAACCAACTGCGGAACAAGCACTAACTTCGTTGGCCAAGCCGTGAGCACGTTCCCTTCTTTTTCAATTCGGAACGAATCGGGACGTCCGCCGGTCATCGTGATTCCTTCAGCACGATCCACGCGATACGTGGCCCACCACGCGTCTTCCAGTGAGATACCAGGCATCGTTTCAAGAAGTTCTGCTCGCGTCTGAGCAATCAAAGCAGCACGATCCATGTCGACGCCGTCCTCGGCAATCTTACCACCAACCTGCCAAACGATTTCTCCGTTGTACCGCTTGGCCGAAGTGATCGACACGCGAGTTGCTGCACCGTCGACGCAATGGCCGTAAAACTCCTGAAGTCCGCCCCGAAGCATCACCATGTGAAGAGGGCGTGTTTGTTGTTTTCGCGGATCAAGACCAGCAGAACCACGCAGGGCAGCATTTCCTTTGCCAGCAGCAAAAACATTCCAATCGGCGATTACTTCTACCTGCCTGCCGTCTGGGGCATTTAGAACAACCGATCGAACACTTCCATCCGCATCAAGGCGAATGTCAGTCCCCTGATTCGCAGCGACCTGAACGATTTGTTTCTGGTTAGTATCGGCCAAGTCTGCCAGCAGGGACTCACACGAGATGACTTGCTCAGCAACACTAAAGATAGAACCGGAACACCCCTTGAGCAGGTCAGGGGCATTATGTGGGCTTACGGCCTGGGGAGTTACTTGAAGCCCTAGCCGGGCTCCCCACATCCCGAGTTTAGACGATGCCGAATTAGTCCCCCAAAGATAAAACGCCTGCGAGCGTATCTTGGTTTGCGACAGATTGGGCAGCGAATCTCCTGCAAGACATTTTCGCCAAATCGCAGGCATTTCTCGTGCTTCACGAGCCGAAGCGGTCAACAACCCTTGGAGCGAATATTTTAAACCACTATGCAGAATGCCTTGGGCAGCAACCGTTTGTCCTGTTCCCAGCGACTTCGATTCGACCAACAGAGCAGATCGGCCCTCGCGACGCAGTTGATCGAGTAGCCAAAGCCCTGTGGCCCCGCCTCCGATAATCAATGCGTTAACGTGAACTTTTTCCATCTTCCCTGTCCCCCCTGTTCGATCCGATTCCTTGGCAAACTAAGTGTAGGAGTATTGGACCGAATGAGGCAATATCAGTGCTGGCCCGATACGCCAGGAAGTTCCCCCGAATCAATTAGCATCATGCTGCTCAAACCTTTAAGTATACTTATGTTATAGTTCGCCTTTTTCTCTGCTATCGGTAAGTTATTAATTACGGGGATCCTCTGCGACTGCGTCGATCCCGTCGAATTAGGCGA
This window encodes:
- a CDS encoding aldo/keto reductase → MLKRPLGKTGLRLGPIGFGAFKIGRNAKIKYPRPYDLPSDEEVACLLDGLIDLGIDHFDTAPSYGISQQRLGNWLGRRDVPVVVSTKVGELFENGNSRYAFDEDSIRTSVANSLRLLRRDVVDIVLIHTPAEDMEVLKETSVVETLQALKDAGDIRAIGLSGKTPEAAVMALDWADLLMVEFNAEDRSHVGVIEEAARREVGVLVKKGLASGHLPADQAIPPVLNQPGVTSLVVGGLNLKHMADNLRIAESILSPESI
- a CDS encoding FAD-dependent oxidoreductase; this translates as MEKVHVNALIIGGGATGLWLLDQLRREGRSALLVESKSLGTGQTVAAQGILHSGLKYSLQGLLTASAREAREMPAIWRKCLAGDSLPNLSQTKIRSQAFYLWGTNSASSKLGMWGARLGLQVTPQAVSPHNAPDLLKGCSGSIFSVAEQVISCESLLADLADTNQKQIVQVAANQGTDIRLDADGSVRSVVLNAPDGRQVEVIADWNVFAAGKGNAALRGSAGLDPRKQQTRPLHMVMLRGGLQEFYGHCVDGAATRVSITSAKRYNGEIVWQVGGKIAEDGVDMDRAALIAQTRAELLETMPGISLEDAWWATYRVDRAEGITMTGGRPDSFRIEKEGNVLTAWPTKLVLVPQLVQGLSAAVLASPARSSGELEKLASWPRPAVAKAPWDHEQLWTSLSLSQTAAA